The proteins below come from a single Tachypleus tridentatus isolate NWPU-2018 chromosome 13, ASM421037v1, whole genome shotgun sequence genomic window:
- the LOC143236016 gene encoding uncharacterized protein LOC143236016 isoform X2 produces the protein MNRLNTTNLVEPITTEMEFQLQNPFLLYHNTRGIIYGIWFYERNECLQIAHLLMRLAQPTEELSHSRGKKVQPNQQPLHSKGQKRDNCLVKRGEEQNQKPGKVIDIVALLSHAQDGYNKNKMRNQKVQTQPDAITDVSSKTHPDSSTRSEIIKPVAIRGTPTSNTVGSQGLSVPVTTSLSVASLFASADKTLQQVSPFHDPLNSKNPPNVIPVLKKSQSTEGLDEIESVKFAENNSAAILQRLMSNPANILEHIEREQRKEASGSYTPRTRATSCSGDLGLPNSNIMLDKSSSLHISASAQSLEQDLKEKLKLIPKCKTKEEVNKVSKSVSPVINVSPVSSAFTSLESMTNQPKITETVPETTSSSSVSLLTPVMFEQNLKYSPPQVPINQLPVSSTGETGSVLYNDSFSSALLSKPPPMRRPPPASELPLLSPMDFCNVHPIPVLPGDGHSSKLVQTSNKPINGSGNTEDPVLLLPNYFIQGVSSPKKCDNMDELPQNVSVLTRDQLRGALMHLLKKDTDFVNKLHEAYVTSLKTHFSSTGS, from the exons ATTAGCTCAGCCTACAGAAGAACTTTCCCACAGCAGAGGTAAAAAAGTTCAACCTAATCAACAACCTCTCCACAGTAAAGGTCAGAAAAGAGACAATTGTCTTGTTAAGAGAGGAGAAGAACAGAATCAAAAGCCAGGGAAGGTTATTGATATTGTAGCTCTGTTGAGTCATGCTCAGGATGGATATAACAAA AACAAAATGAGAAACCAAAAAGTACAAACACAACCTGATGCAATCACAGATGTATCCAGTAAAACCCACCCTGACAGTTCTACACGCTCAGAAATTATCAAGCCTGTAGCTATCAGGGGAACACCAACATCTAACACTGTAGGTTCTCAAGGGCTATCAGTACCAGTTACCACTTCTTTAAGTGTGGCATCTCTGTTTGCTTCTGCTGACAAAACTCTACAGCAAGTGTCTCCTTTCCATGATCCATTGAACTCCAAGAACCCTCCAAATGTCATCCCAGTACTAAAAAAATCCCAGTCTACAGAAGGACTGGATGAAATAGAATCTGTTAAATTTGCAGAGAACAATTCGGCTGCCATTCTTCAACGTCTCATGTCCAATCCAGCCAATATACTTGAACATATAGAACGGGAACAAAGGAAGGAGGCTTCTGGGTCATATACTCCACGGACAAGAGCCACTTCTTGCTCTGGGGACTTAGGACTTCCAAATTCAAATATAATGTTAGACAAATCCAGCTCTTTGCACATCTCAGCTTCAGCACAGAGTCTTGAACAAGACTTGaaggaaaaattaaaactcattccaaaatgtaaaacaaaagagGAAGTGAACAAAGTTAGTAAGTCTGTTTCTCCTGTGATTAATGTGAGCCCTGTTTCCTCAGCATTTACTTCTCTTGAATCAATGACTAACCAGCCAAAAATCACAGAGACTGTTCCAGAAACTACAAGTTCATCTTCTGTTTCTCTTCTTACTCCAGTTATGTTTGAACAAAATTTGAAGTACTCTCCACCCCAGGTTCCTATTAATCAACTTCCAGTCAGCTCCACTGGAGAAACTGGTAGTGTTTTATACAACGACTCCTTTTCATCTGCATTGTTGTCTAAG CCGCCACCTATGAGAAGACCACCACCAGCCTCAGAACTTCCGCTCCTGTCTCCTATGGACTTCTGTAATGTTCATCCTATTCCTGTCCTTCCAGGTGATGGGCATAGCAGCAAACTTGTGCAAACTAGTAACAAACCAATAAATGGATCAG GGAATACTGAAGATCCAGTTCTTCTGCTTCCAAATTATTTCATACAGGGAGTAAGCAGTCCAAAAAAATGTGATAATATGGATGAATTACCACAAAATGTTAGTGTTTTAACTCGAGATCAGCTAAGAGGAGCATTGATGCATTTGTTAAAA AAGGATACTGATTTTGTTAATAAACTCCATGAAGCAtatgttacaagtttaaaaacacaCTTCAGTTCCACTGGATCCTGA